The Primulina tabacum isolate GXHZ01 chromosome 1, ASM2559414v2, whole genome shotgun sequence genome contains the following window.
GTCACTATGATACCTAATGCAAGGCCCAACACACTTGTTATATTGTCAGCTTCGGCCCCTGACCTAACGGCTTTAAATTGTGTCACTACAGGTTGCTATTAGGGATGACAATTGGACGGGACGGGGGCGGATTTGCCATCCCCATCCCCGTCCCCTAATTATATCCTCGCTCCCATCCCCGCACCCATCCCCGGATCTACCTAATCGGGGAATCCCCATCCCCTAGTCCCCGTCCCCAAACCCATTTGAAATACCCGAATATATtactatatttatatatataaatatataatatataagtattatattttttatataatatattactgtatatacattttttatataatatatattactgtatttatatatatatatatatattactgtatatgtatatatatatatatatattatcggGACGCGTTTGGGAGGGTTTGGTATGGGGATAGGATTCCCAAACCCGTCCCAATATATTTCGGGGATTTTTAAAATTCCCCGAACCCGAAACCAAACCCATTAACATATCGCCGAACCCGTCCCGTTTCAGGTTTTCCCCGCGGAGCCCCGAAATCGCGGGGAAAATTGCCATCCCTAGTTGCTATACGCCCATTTAAATGCCCAACATCTCTCCCGTAGTTTGGCGATGTGGGATTTCGCCTAAGGGCCTTCATACCCCCTTCGGACTCAGCTTCCTCGTTGAGGTTTGCCCCCACCATCTCAAACCCACATGAAGTCGCTTTGATACCAAATGTAACGATCCAGCCCatttgtgatattgtccgctttggcccggGACCTCATAGCTTTAAAATGCGTTACAAGGGTTTTTATACGCCTATTTAAATGTCCTGCATCTCTCACGTGGTTTGGCTATGTGAAATTTTGCCTAAGGGTCTTCACCCCCTTTCGGGACTTAACGTCATCGCTGAGGTTTGCTCCACCATCCCAAACTCACGTGGAGTCACTCCGATATCAAATGTAACAgtccagcccacttgtgatattgtctaCTTTGGCCATTGACCTCACGGTTTTAAAATGCGTCACAACATGTTGCTACACGTCCATTTAGTTGCCCGAAATCTCTCCcgtggttagatgatataggaTTTTTCTTAAGGGCCTTCACACTCCTTCGAGACTCAACGTCCTCGCTGAGGTTTCACCCACATTCACAAACCCACGCAGAGTCGATTTGATACCAAATGTAACCgtccagcccacttgtgatatttttCGCTTTGGTCCGGGGCCTCACGAATTTAAAACGCGGGTTGCTACATGCCAATTTAAATGTCCAGCATATCTTCTGTGGTTTTGCTACGTGCGATTTCACATAAGGTCCGTCACCCCCCCTCGGGACTCAGCGTCCTTGTTGAAGTTTGCCCCACCATTCCAAACTCATGCAAAGTCACTCTGATACAAAATGTAACAGTcaagcccacttgtgatattgacTGTTTTGGCCAGTGGCCTCACgactttaaaacgcgtcacaacgGGTTGCTACACACCCATTTAAATGTCCGACATCTCTCTCGTGGTTTTGGCGATGTGAGATTTCGTCTAAGGGTCTTCACCTCCCTTTCGGGACTCAGCGTCCTTGGTGAGGTTTTCCCCACCATTCCAAACCCACATggagtcgctctgataccaaacgTAATGGCTCAGCCCACTTGTAATATTTTTCGCTTTGGCTCTGGCCTCACGTCTTTTAAACGCATCACAAAGGGTTGCTACGCGCATATTTAAATGTCCAACATCTCTCCCGTTGTTTGACGATGTGAGATTTCGCCTAAGGACCTTCACCCCTTGTGACGTATTTTAAAGTCGTGAGGTCCCGGGACAAAACGGAAAATATCACAAGTGAGATTGACCGTTACACCCCTTGTGATCATAATGATTTTTAATTATGCCACCGGTTCTGCTTTCAATTTATAAGATTTCATATTCAATGAACATTCATCTATTCcatatgttatattttttttaaaaaagtgtcTTTCTATACAAAATCATTATTGGCCCATCTTAAGACGACATACTTTTTCATATGCTTTTAAAgagttttttcttttcttatacaTTATTTTCTTTTTGTTGTCAGGGGCGTAGCCAGAATATCAAAATATGGGGGGCTTGAACTTGACCGAAGATGATcatttgaagtttttgataaTTGTTCATTGTTTGTTTGAATGTAGTAATcgttaatgattttttttgacattttgattcacctataaataaaaaatctataaACACCATTTTATTTCACCTAAAAGAATACTCttcatttaaattaaaagatgataaaaaaaacaattttttctaTCTTTTGAGTAACCAAACATCAAAGGCACTAAACAAATAATTCATGGTGATAGGATTCCATAAAAGCATTCAATTAATTTATTGCAAGTTTTTAATCTTGAACCCAGAATAGACAAAACCCAAATTCAAAAACACTAGAAACTACAAGAATCTTGGGAAAAACACAAATCAATGAACCCCAAGGAGAATAGTGCTTAATTAAAGAGATACGCGGCAGCCGAAAATTGGCTTAATTACATAGTTTTTCTTGCAGCGTGGCATACAACCCTCGTGTTAAGATATCACAAAATCAAACTGAATATGAAAGAAAAGACTTCAAGTAGTTAGTCTGACTTTGATAATCTAGTTTTTGGAAATCCTAGAGGTGGCCTTTATGTCGTGAGTTTGCAGGCAGGGGTTGAAATAtactattttttttcaaattcatGCCACTGGGattcgaatttcgaactttttTCTTAGAAGCTACAAGAATCTAAACTAGAAAATCTTTGCTGGGCTTGAGCCCAGCCCAGCCCACACTATGGCTACGCCCGTTGTCGAATTTGAAAGCGGTGAAAATGATCGTGGCAGATGTGGCTGTGCTGCTGGTTCTGTGGGTGGCGGAATGTGGCTATGCTGCAGATTCTGGTGAGTGTTTGAATTGAAAAATGACCTTAcattttcaaaatgttttgaaatttatgttCATTTTCAGAAGTATTGTTATCTTACCATGTTATCTAGTGTTGTATGGCACAATTGAGTGTTATATGTAACTTGCAACCTAATTTGCTGCAATTTTCCCATTGAAAGAACACTGGGTTGAAAACATTTTTAACAATCCTTTACCGTATATTTCTTGTGAAAGAAAACTTGCATTCCCAGAAAGTATTTCATCATTCCTAAATCTATCATCATTCTCTTCGTGAATTCTTCATCCTATTTCTCATTTAACCGAAAATAAATCGAGTCATGAACTTATAAACATACAACAAGAGTTATATTTGTTTAAAGTACAAAATTTTCAATCTCTAGCCTGCTAAAATTAGTTTTCATCAGATTTCAAGGTCTAATAGTTTCATATAGTGAAGCAATTTTATAGTGTTTTAGGACTGAAAATTTACGTGATGTGCTTACGCCTCTCGGTCGATACCTGTGTGAAGCTATTTTATtggaattattttttatttatttctattGCATGAGATCTTGGTGCGAACaatgtttgtgaaaatattaatagGGATGAAGAATTAGAGTTTAGTAATTCCAACTTCACGtacattttgttttttatttcctCAAAATACATTGCATCCCATTGATTTATTATGTTaatatcaatttataaaatacGTTATAGCTTTTACGTATTTTCAGCCACTTTCAGCAATAAATTAGAATTTACATAAATTTGTGTTTTCTATATTTCACTCAATATAGCCCACctccatgtaaaaaaaaaaaaaaattgactcaaaaaaatccgagccgttggatcgaccctTGCGGGTACTGCCAGCAGGGGTAGGGTCGAGTAAACCCTTGTGTGCACGCATATGTCAAGTTGATTTTcttttaatgttaaaaaaattaaaataaagtttatttttaataagtttttagaatttttcataaaagttattttaatgaaaattaaagGTTAAAAATAGGTATTTTGGGAGCATTGTTGCTGTAATTAGGAATAATGTTGGGTTTTTTCAGCAGTTTGATAATTTTGTgagtttattttataatttaaaagtaGGCATACCAATAGATCATTATGCCTCTCTTACATAATATATGGTATAGataatttatttacaaaataGATTTCAAATAATAAAAGTACCATTGTGATAGTTTTAGTAATTAATTACTTATAATATATGTAATCTAATTAATAATCTTCTTACTAGAAATTtttgtaataataaatatacataGTGTaagtataaaaaaatttatgcgaTAATGATGCTGATAATAACAATAGCGGCATTATTTATATAAACTGGTGGACCGACGCACGCATTGCGTgcttttataatattttttaatttatttgatttatatttaaataaaaatcaaaatataattataagaaatagtgaaaGACTATAcggtaattttgatatataaatttaaaaataaattgaaaaataaaagaataagaaaatgacctcaataaaaattgaacctaTTAACCTAAACCCCATGAAACAATGACTATATCcactgaactacatataacttgcattaaaattttaacattttattaatatatataattataaaaacatACCATGACACGAAAGTTAGTTATTTAAGCGTCTCAAACTTAATATAACAGTAtagatataaataataataacgaTAAAAATTTATAAGTCAGTCTTTTTCCTAATCTAATCTATCCTaacaaattatattatttattttttttaaaaaaaaacgctttacgaattttttttttaaggaaaagttttttaaaattgaaacgTATATTTCTAGGTTAGGGCATCGGAGAGTAGGCGAGTTTTCTAGTAACACCTGTCCTTCACTATATTAAGAAAATTCATCGGAATTTGTGCGAGCAGCATGGATTCGGACCGCTGTTTTATAGGATATCGTCGGATGGAAGAGGAAGAGTTGTCGTTGCCGGAGATGCGTCAAGTAATTGGGGATTTTTTTGGTTGTTGAATAAATTGGGGATTTCTGTTTATCTCTATCAGTATCGTTTATCGATTATTGAATATACCATTTGACAGATGTGTGATGTGTATGTGCGCACGCTATATCCTGGTACATTTGGTGGATCGAACACATACCTTGCCGACGAATTTTTATATGCACGCAGACATATTCCCCAAATAGCCCTAGACGCCTTCAACAGTGCCAAGGTTAGGCATATACATTGACAGTCTTGATTATCTGATGCACGCAAGTAATTTCTTCcggtttgatttgattgatacaggGGAGAAATTTCAAGCTTGTGAAGTTTATCAAGCTCAATCGCATTAACACTCTATTTAACTCCATGACTTTCGAGGCTAAGGAAGATGGAAGCGATGAGTGTCTTCTTTTCCGAGCTGTTGTTAATTTGATAGGCACGGACAATGTATTGTTGTGTGAGATCAGGGTACGAACAATTCATTTCTATATTGCTTTGTTTGGATTCAATTTCATGCTATCCTTGTTTATGTTACTCTTCTATCATTTTATGGACTACATAAAACCCTAGTCATGCTAATGCAAACAAACTTAAATCGACTAAATATCTACCTCATGCCAAATgaagtggtggtggtggtggttggCTTGTTTTAGTTAACCCGTTGTTAGCTATGTGAATTTGACCTGATTCAATCAAGTAGCTatgtgaatgatattgaatggtGAGAACTGACATAGAAAACAATGAGTAGATACACCTGCAACTTCTTATGTAGGACATCAAATGGTGTGGTGATGCTGCTTGTGCACGGAAAGTAAATTGCatgaagatttttttttttaaaaaaagaaaaattatgcgTGCGGGTATTGTGATGCTACAGTGTGGCTACACGAGACTTTGTTTGGAGCGTAAAATAAATGTCCATTCAAGAAGATACGAATTATAGAGCAGATTCTAAATAGGTGAAACAGGAatccatatttattttttttattattggcACAAGAAGTTCACTTTTGTTGTATTTTTTAGGATGGTGATGAAAATAAGGATCTGGGTGGCGACATTCTTTCCTCTGTTTGGCCATCATTTCACTACATTTGGTATGTCTTCAGAAATTATTCTTTAACCAGTTACTTCTCTTTATTTTCTTGGGTATTTTTATGCTCTTTCTTAATGATCACAATGATGATGAAGGCATCAAAGTGTTCTATTCTTTACCTCAGTTTGTGACCTGGTAATTTGATGCAGTGGGAGATTGATGCTTCATCTTATCCTTATATTCTTGTCTCCTAGATACGAtggctttattttttttttttaaatatttggtTAGGATTGGATTTGTTTTTTAAGTTTCCTTTGGTTTTGAAGTACTAGATTAGGTGTTGATATTATTATCCATAGGGCTTTTGTTCTTTGTTTCGGTGACTTGTTTCGgtatcaataaaatttaacaCTTTGCAAGTGTTGCCCATGGGGTGTTTCCAGATCAGTGTCCATCATAATTATCTTCAAATTTTCATATTACTTGAATCCGATTTGAAGTCATGAGTTGTGGCCTAATAAGTAATAACTATCTTCGAATTTTCATATTTTGCTTCCAACTTCAAGTCCTTGTTTGTGATGGTTCTGACATTTGATTATGCTCTCAGCTTACTTCCAAGGCTGCTTGTTTAATGAACATTCCTTTCTTCCTTATGTTATGCTGTTTCTTTAGCGCAATTGCCATTATGCATTATCCGTCTCTTTTAAGATGCAGTGTACTTTTTGGAAGTTCTTTCTTTCTCACACACTTCTTTTTCTGTTTTCTTTTTGTTCGAATTTCAAAGCTTTAAACATGAACGTGGCGAATGCCACTCTACTGATGGTTCACTTGGTGGGAAATGCGACTATGCTGTTGGTTCAATTCGTGGTAAATGTGTATGGTTGGTTTGTTCTGCTCATAAGGATAAAAGAATGACCACCATCAAATGAAGTCCAAGTTTGTCACTTTTGAGGAATATTATGAGGAGTGAATGGTTATCCTGTgttattttatgcatttgagtGTTGTGTTAGTACCAGTCCGATGCTGAATTGATTTTATAATATGTTTTAGGATGTAAATTTACGTTATTATCTATTActacacactcacacacacatatatataaaacacAGATGTAtataaaatagcttttaactaaattaaaattaacTTTAGGTaacaatttttattatatctCAGTATTTCCATAAATACTAGATATTCTTGTACTGTGATAAAGGTAAGAAGTGAAAGAGATTTTAATTGGTAATTTGAGTAATAGATGATATAACATATTTAATTTACTAAATATAAATATGTAGGAGGAAGTGTGAGAGAGGATTGCAATTGTGTTTCTTCTACTCTCTAGTAGTTGAGGAAAAAATTGCGCTAGCTGAAACTAATATAATTTgtctaaataaaaaaaatgcatataaatatatttttttattgattaatgTCAATGTTCAATTATTTAAACAAAGAATTAATTATCATATAATTCCAAAGTAACAAAAAACAATGcatgtaaaaatatttattaacacatttttttattattattaaaaaaaattgttaatacTAATCAAATGATTGTATTCATGAAATTACTTTTATTACttaaaacatattactataGTAAGTGTGATCCGCACACACAGAGCTGCTCCACGCCCCGGTGTGTGAAGGGAGGAGGGTAAATCAGGGATATATCTGGTCAGACAAGTACCTGGGGAGAGGAAGGCTCGCGATTTGGGTGCGATAAACAAGGCCAAATACACCTTTGCAAGATTCGAACACTCGTTATCTTCTTTTTTCACCAAGGCCTTTGCCAGTCCCGCTGTGCCCCTGGGGGAACATATTACTATAGTAGCAATGCCTTCTGCTCGTCCAAAGATGGTTTCATTTGCCAACGAAAAAGAAGACATCGAGTTTTTAATAGAATAATTACTTTGTGtgtcaataaaattaaaataatttttatttaatattcaaaatactgattacaataaaaatttatcACGCTAATAATAGCGAATataattaatgaaaataatattaatagtaataatataataaacaataacttaaaatcaaATGTAAAATAAGCTAAT
Protein-coding sequences here:
- the LOC142537559 gene encoding uncharacterized protein LOC142537559 isoform X1 codes for the protein MDSDRCFIGYRRMEEEELSLPEMRQMCDVYVRTLYPGTFGGSNTYLADEFLYARRHIPQIALDAFNSAKGRNFKLVKFIKLNRINTLFNSMTFEAKEDGSDECLLFRAVVNLIGTDNVLLCEIRDGDENKDLGGDILSSVWPSFHYICFKHERGECHSTDGSLGGKCDYAVGSIRGKCVWLVCSAHKDKRMTTIK
- the LOC142537559 gene encoding uncharacterized protein LOC142537559 isoform X2; amino-acid sequence: MDSDRCFIGYRRMEEEELSLPEMRQMCDVYVRTLYPGTFGGSNTYLADEFLYARRHIPQIALDAFNSAKGRNFKLVKFIKLNRINTLFNSMTFEAKEDGSDECLLFRAVVNLIGTDNVLLCEIRDGDVSKDPGDDILSFVRPSGHYICFKHERGECHYTGGSLGGKCDYAVGSTRGKCVFVVCSALKD